In Streptomyces sp. NBC_00704, a genomic segment contains:
- a CDS encoding DinB family protein — protein MSKPTPLDETAAAPAVSRERADLLETLAKHRHFLRFTARDLTDEQAGERATISELCIGGLIKHVSAVERGWADFIVDGPSAMGDFSAKTEADFAARADEFRMLPGETLADVLKAYDEVADRTDALIRSLPDLDAAHPLPSAPWFEPGAQWSARRVLLHVIAETSQHAGHADIIREALDGSKSMG, from the coding sequence ATGAGCAAGCCCACCCCCCTCGACGAGACCGCCGCAGCGCCGGCCGTCAGCCGCGAGCGCGCCGACCTGCTGGAGACCCTCGCCAAGCACCGTCACTTCCTGCGGTTCACCGCCCGCGACCTGACCGACGAGCAGGCCGGTGAACGGGCCACGATCAGCGAGCTGTGCATCGGCGGGCTGATCAAGCACGTGAGCGCGGTCGAACGAGGCTGGGCCGACTTCATCGTCGACGGCCCCTCGGCCATGGGCGACTTCAGCGCCAAGACGGAGGCCGACTTCGCCGCGCGGGCCGACGAGTTCCGGATGCTGCCCGGCGAGACGCTGGCGGACGTCCTCAAGGCCTACGACGAGGTGGCCGACCGCACCGACGCCCTGATCAGGTCCCTGCCCGACCTGGACGCGGCGCACCCGCTGCCGTCGGCTCCGTGGTTCGAGCCGGGAGCGCAGTGGTCCGCCCGCCGGGTTCTGCTGCACGTCATCGCGGAGACCTCCCAGCACGCCGGTCACGCGGACATCATCCGTGAGGCGCTGGACGGTTCGAAGAGCATGGGCTGA
- a CDS encoding LacI family DNA-binding transcriptional regulator yields MNATGHTKRPASIRDVATAAGVSYQTVSRVINDHPSVKATTRERVLAAIGDLGFRRNATAFALARGRNRAVTVLTADTTHYGHASILRGIEEAARAAAYSVGIGVLESAAESAVADAVQRAADTGGGLIVIAYDPAGVRALSAVPAGLPVVGVVETPASPPAADRPWVWTDDREAAFEATSHLLSLGHETVHYVAIPSSTRRTGARSAGWRDALRAAGAPLPRPVRGGWSPADGRAAGLALAADPAVTAILCGNDDLAVGVLRALHEAGRSVPGEVSVAGFDDAPHAACLTPSLTTVRLDFTGLGRSAFTLLHGALEESERVAPHPVAAPELIVRESSGVAPTHD; encoded by the coding sequence ATGAACGCGACCGGTCACACGAAGCGTCCCGCGAGCATCCGGGACGTGGCGACGGCGGCCGGGGTCTCGTACCAGACCGTCTCGCGCGTGATCAACGACCATCCCAGCGTCAAGGCGACGACCCGCGAGCGCGTGCTCGCCGCCATCGGCGACCTGGGCTTCCGGCGCAACGCCACCGCGTTCGCCCTGGCCCGCGGTCGCAACCGCGCCGTGACCGTCCTCACCGCCGACACCACCCACTACGGTCACGCCTCCATCCTCCGGGGCATCGAGGAGGCCGCCCGTGCCGCCGCCTACTCCGTGGGGATCGGAGTCCTGGAGTCGGCCGCGGAGTCCGCGGTCGCCGATGCGGTCCAGCGGGCCGCGGACACGGGCGGCGGGCTGATCGTGATCGCCTACGATCCGGCCGGGGTGCGCGCGCTGAGCGCGGTCCCCGCCGGGTTGCCCGTCGTCGGCGTGGTCGAGACCCCCGCGAGTCCGCCCGCCGCCGACCGCCCCTGGGTCTGGACCGACGACCGCGAGGCCGCCTTCGAGGCGACCTCGCATCTGCTGTCCCTGGGCCACGAGACGGTGCACTACGTGGCGATCCCGTCCAGCACCCGGCGCACCGGGGCCCGCAGCGCCGGCTGGCGCGACGCGCTCCGCGCCGCGGGAGCGCCCCTGCCCCGGCCGGTGCGGGGCGGCTGGAGCCCGGCGGACGGTCGCGCGGCGGGCCTCGCGCTGGCCGCGGACCCGGCCGTCACCGCGATCCTGTGCGGCAACGACGACCTCGCCGTCGGTGTGCTGCGCGCCCTGCACGAGGCGGGCCGGTCCGTGCCGGGCGAGGTCAGCGTGGCCGGATTCGACGACGCCCCGCACGCCGCCTGTCTCACGCCGTCCCTGACGACCGTGCGCCTGGACTTCACCGGCCTCGGCCGGTCCGCGTTCACGCTGCTGCACGGCGCGCTGGAGGAGTCGGAGCGGGTCGCCCCGCACCCCGTGGCCGCGCCCGAACTGATCGTGCGCGAAAGCTCGGGGGTGGCGCCGACCCACGACTGA